A single region of the Marmota flaviventris isolate mMarFla1 chromosome 10, mMarFla1.hap1, whole genome shotgun sequence genome encodes:
- the LOC114079127 gene encoding T-cell surface glycoprotein CD1a-like has protein sequence MLFLLLPLLTALFPGGDSDVGFEDPVSFHLLQTSTFNNHSWVHQGSGWFGELQTHSWNRSSGTIIFLYPWSRGNMSNKELMDLERLVQLYFMNHQDFYISQLMFKGEFPSLVGENKGMRVGHLSELLFLRETAYSSLNLTLLSSTPFCFYCFHLIYFCPFSSVSPLIHYSSSSDPFDLQVAADCERHSGKGFLGFVQVAIQGYDFISFQNETWSPPPMGGRKAQKACSLLNLNQVYTNRKHWLLSYACPRLISDLLDGGKAHLQRQVNPEVWLSSGPSPGPGHQLLVCHVSGFYPKPVWVMWMRGEQGQLGTQRGDILPNADGTWYLQATLDVAAGEAAGLACRVKHSSLGGQDLVLHWAPQSALGLILFAVIVALVLLTGLGFCFWKRWWGTAWMGVVGLGIGKRSELRIHI, from the exons ATGCTATTTCTGCTACTCCCCTTGCTCACTGCTCTCTTCCCAGGAGGGGACAGTGATGTTG GGTTTGAGGATCCTGTTTCCTTCCATCTCCTCCAGACATCAACCTTTAACAACCATTCCTGGGTACATCAGGGCTCAGGCTGGTTCGGGGAGCTGCAGACTCACAGCTGGAACAGGAGTTCTGGTACCATCATTTTCCTGTATCCCTGGTCCAGGGGCAACATGAGTAACAAGGAGTTGATGGATCTGGAAAGGTTGGTCCAGTTATACTTCATGAACCATCAGGACTTTTATATTTCTCAATTAATGTTTAAAGGTGAGTTCCCATCCCTTGTTGGGGAGAATAAAGGGATGAGAGTGGGGCATCTCAGTGAACTTTTATTCCTCAGGGAGACAGCCTATTCTTCTCTGAATCTTACTCTGCTCTCTTCA ACTCCCTTCTGCTTCTATTGctttcatctcatttatttttgtcctttttcttccgTTTCTCCTCTAATTCATTACTCTTCTTCCTCAGATCCCTTTGATCTACAGGTGGCAGCAGACTGTGAACGGCACTCTGGGAAGGGCTTCCTAGGCTTTGTGCAGGTAGCTATCCAAGGATATGACTTCATAAGCTTCCAGAATGAAACATGGTCACCACCTCCCATGGGGGGAAGAAAGGCCCAGAAAGCCTGCAGTCTACTCAATCTGAACCAAGTCTACACAAATAGGAAACATTGGCTCCTCAGTTATGCCTGCCCACGTTTAATCTCGGATCTTCTAGATGGAGGGAAAGCTCATCTCCAGCGACAAG TGAACCCTGAGGTCTGGCTGTCCAGTGGCCCCAGCCCTGGTCCTGGCCATCAGCTGCTGGTGTGCCATGTGTCTGGCTTCTACCCAAAGCCTGTGTGGGTGATGTGGATGCGAGGTGAGCAGGGGCAGCTGGGCACTCAGAGAGGTGACATCCTGCCTAATGCTGATGGAACGTGGTATCTCCAAGCAACCCTGGATGTGGCAGCTGGGGAGGCGGCTGGCCTGGCTTGCAGGGTGAAACACAGCAGCCTAGGAGGGCAGGACCTCGTCCTCCACTGGG CACCTCAGAgtgccctgggcttgatcctcttTGCTGTGATAGTGGCCCTGGTTCTTCTGACAGGTCTTGGATTTTGTTTTTGGAAACGCTG GTGGGGCACAGCCTGGATGGGGGTTGTGGGTTTGGGCATTGGCAAGCGCAGTGAACTTCGCATACACATTTGA